The genomic DNA AAGACGCGGTGACTTTAGAACCGGCGCTTTTTTTATCGACTTTGCCAGTAGAAGAGTCTTCACCGCTGCTTTCGGGACTCGCCTCACCCAGGAGATTTTTTTCAAAGCTCTTAAAACCAAGCTCCATCAAAGTTGAACGTAAGCCCTCTTTGTCGATGGGCTTAAGCTTTAACTGATCCAGAGTCCATTCGCCATCAGCGTCCAAAACAATGGTGACTAGCTTCTTAGCAAGGTAGGCTTCATCTTTGTTATTTGTGAGCTTTTCTTTGAGGGCCTTACCCGAAACCTTGTCCAAGTTTTCGTAGATGCCATCTAGAGTTTTGAATTCCGCTAAGAGTTTTTGCGCCCCTTTGGGTCCGACGCCTTTGACTCCGGGAATGTTGTCGCTAGAGTCGCCAACCAGAGCCAGGTAATCGATGATCTGATCAGGACTGACTCCCCACTTCTCCACCACTCCGTCTTCATCGTAGCGGATGTTTTTCATGGTGTCGTACATGGAGACAAAGGGGCCCACTAATTGGGCGAAGTCTTTATCGCCACTGACGATAATCACTTCCAAGTTTTCCTCGCGACCAAGGCGAGTAAGAGTGCCAATCACATCGTCGGCCTCAAAGCCCTCTTTGTCCAAAACTGGAATGCCTATGAGTTCACTGAGCTTTCTGACATAGGGGACTTGGGGGACCAGGTCTTCGGGCATCTCACTGCGATTTGCTTTGTACTCAGGATAAAGATCCGAGCGAAACGAGGGCTCCTTGCGGTCAAAACAAAAGGCCATGTAGTCGGGCCTAATGTCGCGCAGGAGTTTGATGGTCATGGACAAAAATCCATAGAGGGCATTAGTCGGCATCCCATCGGGATTTGAAAGTGGAGGAATAGCATAAAAAGCCCGAAAGAACATCGAGCTCACGTCAACCAGGTAGAGCTTCTTCATTAACTCTCTTCCGTTATCCTATAAATGTCTTCGGTGGTGATTTGACCGAGTCCCCGGTCTTTGAGAATTTGCTCGGCAAGAAGTCGCTGGTGCATGCGCACCACATTGGATTCTGCCGAGTCGAAAAGATACTTAAGATCAGAGAAAAACTGAGAGTCCGGCTCTTCTTCGCCAGACTCCCATTTTAGAATCAATTCCTGAGAGCAATTCAGGCGGCGGGCAAAGTTCGCCGTGCACCAACCTAAGCGCAAGCGTAACTTTTTAACCTCAGCACCATTCCATTTCATGATCCAGCCCTCCGCCACGATCGCTCTCTCAACTTTGCCCTATGGGCCCGAGCGACCAAGTGGTCGTATGTTTGTCGCCTCCGGTCCCCTACTGGTTTCCAGAAGGTCATAGTCAACATCAACACCCTCAATTGAGCGATCAGGTATACCACCCTCTGTCCAAGCGGTGTAATGAAAATACACCGGCCTTCCATCGCTTTGTTCAATAAATCCATAGCCTTGTTGCGAGTAAAAGCATTTCACCCGACCTAATGCCATAGGCAGTCCTCCCTAGAGTTCTGTTTTGTGTAGATGGTGCGTTAAGGTATTGGAAAACCAAATAAACTATTACTGACCTCGTGCGTCTTCAAACTCGTCTTCGTCGGCAAAGACAAATACCAGATCCCCTTCGCCGACCAAGTCGAATCGATCTCGGGCTTCTCTTTCGATAAACAGAGGGTCTGAAGCCCTTCTTAACTTTTCGTCCATTTCCTGACTGCGGACTTCGAGGTCCTCGGTTTTGGTCTGAATCTCCTGAAAGTCCTGATGCAGATTCCAAAGGCGGAGTAGGCTGCCATCTACGAAGAGGTTTATAAAGGCAAGAATGGCGCAAAACCAGAAGACCCGAAGCGGGTGATTGAGTTGTTCCTGTATCCAGTGAAAAAAGCGGGAGATACCCATCACAATTAGTATACAACATGGCAAAGGGGATAAAAGTCCAGGTCTTGCTGACTGACTTATTCCTGGCCCCTTTTGTGCCGATAAATGAGCATGGTAAAAGCCCTTCTTATACTTAGCCTTTGGTCCTGGAACGCGGTCGCGCAAACAAAACCCCTCGTTGAACAGGACTGCCGTTCCCAAGGGTTTGAGTTGTGGTCGGCCTTAGCCAAACCCCAGATCGACAAACAGGGCAAGGCCACAGCTGTCTTGGCCTGGAAGAAGATCCCTGACGAGTGGAATGTCCACCGAGGTAACTTTGTTGCCGTCTACTTGGAACTGCCAAACGAAGAGGGTCCCCACTGGCAAACCTTTTCTGTCCAGGTCGCGAGCAAATCGGAGGGAACAAAGGGCAGAGAGGTGGCCAGCAAAGTCGGTGGCGACAAATCCAAAGAGTGGCAAAAGACCGAGAGCTTTGAGCTCTACGACCCACCCAGCACCCATGGTCGCTATGTGAAAAAAATGCGCTTCCCTGATCACATCGCAGGCCTGCCCGAAGAGTGGCCACGTTTGGTGGAAGTGATCGTTCTCAAAAACGA from Pseudobdellovibrionaceae bacterium includes the following:
- a CDS encoding cold shock domain-containing protein; its protein translation is MALGRVKCFYSQQGYGFIEQSDGRPVYFHYTAWTEGGIPDRSIEGVDVDYDLLETSRGPEATNIRPLGRSGP
- a CDS encoding septum formation initiator family protein; protein product: MMGISRFFHWIQEQLNHPLRVFWFCAILAFINLFVDGSLLRLWNLHQDFQEIQTKTEDLEVRSQEMDEKLRRASDPLFIEREARDRFDLVGEGDLVFVFADEDEFEDARGQ